In Balaenoptera musculus isolate JJ_BM4_2016_0621 chromosome 19, mBalMus1.pri.v3, whole genome shotgun sequence, one genomic interval encodes:
- the LOC118885918 gene encoding thymosin beta-10-like encodes MAEKPDMGEIASFDKAKLKKTETKENTLVTKDTIEQEKQAK; translated from the coding sequence ATGGCAGAGAAACCAGACATGGGGGAAATCGCCAGCTTCGATAAGGCCAAGCTGAAGAAGACGGAGACGAAGGAGAACACCCTGGTGACCAAAGACACCATTGAGCAGGAGAAGCAAGCGAAGTGA